A single region of the Vanessa atalanta chromosome Z, ilVanAtal1.2, whole genome shotgun sequence genome encodes:
- the LOC125075897 gene encoding putative fatty acyl-CoA reductase CG5065, translated as MASNLSIKDFYRGKNILVTGGTGFMGKVLLEKLLYSIPDIGNIYVLMRPKKGKSIQQRYEDMQRLPLFDRLRNEKPSALKKIKPLQGDVLFDNFGLSERELENLSDEISVVFHFAATLRLEAPLKDNVDMNTCGTQRALNVAKYFKNLLVFVHLSTAFCYPDYAVLEEKMHAPPVNPSEIMHLIEWLDDKQVNLLTPSLLGPHPNCYTYSKRLAESIVENAYNNLPTVIVRPSIVCPSLIEPVPGWVDSLNGPVGLMLGAGKGVIRSMLCDGNLIAQVVPVDTAINAIIAIGMIEGSKTKKTEMIPIYNVNIGHQKPTTWGEVLQVAKDYGRKYPLALPLWYPNGDITTNHILHEYRRIFYHMIPAYFIDFIFFLLGQKRFMIRVQNRINQGLDVLQYFTMRPWNFPCPNYDSIQTKLNDEDKVTFNTDLTNSDRDKYMRLCVEGGRIYCLKEDPSKIHINRRYHNFLYVLDWIVKIFFWLMILSFLACWFNPIKTAFSYGGSFVKFLPILGRVVFDEDI; from the exons ATGGCAAGCAATTTATCGATAAAGGATTTCTACAGAGGGAAAAATATTCTAGTAACAGGCGGAACTGGTTTTATGGGTAAAGTTCTTTTAGAAAAACTTCTATACAGTATACCGGATATTGGAAATATTTACGTACTAATGAGACCTAAAAAGGGAAAGTCCATCCAACAAAGATACGAAGACATGCAACGCTTGCCG TTATTCGATCGTCTGAGAAACGAGAAACCatcagctttaaaaaaaataaagcctCTTCAAGGAGATGTCTTGTTTGATAATTTCGGATTATCGGAAAGAGAATTAGAAAATTTATCAGATGAGATATCTGTAGTCTTTCATTTTGCTGCTACCTTAAGGCTGGAAGCGCCGCTCAAAGATAACGTGGATATGAATACATGTGGGACACAGAGAGCGCTTAATGTGGCAAAGTATTTCAAAAATTTGTTAGTTTTTGTTCATTTATCAACAGCGTTTTGCTATCCCGACTATGCCGTTTTGGAAGAAAAG atgcaCGCCCCCCCAGTGAACCCATCGGAAATCATGCATTTAATCGAATGGTTGGACGATAAGCAAGTTAATCTTCTCACTCCTTCTCTACTCGGTCCTCATCCCAACTGCTACACTTATTCAAAAAGATTAGCTGAAAGTATAGTAGAAAACGCATATAATAATCTTCCTACTGTTATAGTTCGGCCTAGTATag ttTGTCCCTCGTTAATTGAACCTGTACCAGGTTGGGTTGACAGTCTAAACGGTCCAGTGGGACTCATGCTTGGAGCGGGTAAAGGTGTCATTCGAAGCATGTTATGCGATGGAAATCTGATAGCACAAGTAGTTCCTGTAGACACGGCTATCAACGCAATCATTGCCATAGGGATGATTGAAGGATCGAAGACAAAAAA GACCGAAATGATTCCAATATACAACGTAAATATTGGCCACCAGAAACCGACGACTTGGGGTGAAGTTCTCCAAGTAGCGAAAGATTACGGTCGTAAATACCCACTTGCTTTGCCACTTTGGTACCCCAACGGTGACATAACGACCAATCATATACTACATGAATACAGAAGGATTTTCTACCACATGATACCTGCGTATttcatcgattttattttctttttgctGGGACAAAAGCGTTT TATGATACGAGTTCAGAACCGAATTAATCAAGGTCTCGacgtattacaatattttacaatgagACCTTGGAACTTCCCATGTCCAAACTACGATAGTATTCAAACAAAACTCAACGACGAAGATAAGGTTACGTTCAATACAGATCTAACTAACTCTGATCGTGATAAATACATGAGATTATGTGTGGAGGGAGGTAGAATTTACTGTCTGAAAGAAGATCCTAGTAAAATTCACATAAACAGAAGATACCATAActt TTTATACGTCTTGGATTGGATTGTGAAGATTTTCTTTTGGTTGATGATTTTATCCTTCCTGGCATGTTGGTTCAATCCAATAAAAACTGCCTTTAGCTACGGAGGCTCCTTTGTGAAATTCCTGCCGATACTAGGACGAGTTGTGTTCGATGAagacatttga
- the LOC125075981 gene encoding protein disulfide-isomerase A5, whose amino-acid sequence MWRQQFWKVLILCFLCVHLSSQVKKQKTSVISDIDDIKEFKKLLRTKTNVLVLFINNNKASQPVLEVFREAADNMKGQATLVMMDCSGSEGKKLCKKLKVSTEKPYRLKHYKDGDYHKDYDRGMSVSAMVNFLRDPTGDLPWEEDPEAADIVHLADGEALIKFLKKGIATYKKSMIMFYAPWCGYCKSMKPDYVAAAGDLKGEAYLAAIDVSKPGNSKIRQLYNITGFPTLLYFEKGQLRFPYQGDNKHQAIVDFMRDPTAQQQKKKEVADESWSKDTDVEHLTAQTFDSVLSKAEHALVVFYAPWCGHCKRIKPEFENAATRIKNENINGLLAAVDATKQPELASRFGVKGYPTLKYFNRGEFKYDAGHARQEQQIIDFIKSPQEPPPPPPPETPWSEEESSVRHLDSASFRNVLRKIKHAIVMFYAPWCGHCKSTKPEFVKAAEKFADELIVAFAAVDCTQHKDICSNYDVKGYPTIKYFSHFDKLVQDYSGGRKEADFVSFIHSQMDKHQTSQKVKSNQDAGFGVNVVLADDGNFHDVISSSKPTFVMFYATWCGHCSTVKPAYSRLATTLQKENNPVKVIAVDAAENPKAADFAGVQTLPTFKIYASGKHLADYEGDRSTEDMLKFCKSHAKVKDEL is encoded by the exons ATGTGGCGCCAACAGTTTTGGAAG GTATTAATCCTATGTTTTCTGTGTGTGCATTTATCATCACAAgttaaaaaacagaaaacatcAGTTATATCAGATATTGATGAcataaaagaatttaaaaagttgCTAAGAACCAAAACAAATGTGTTGGTTctgtttataaacaataataaagcaTCTCAGCCAGTTTTAGAAGTATTTAGAGAAGCTGCTGACAATATGAAAGGTCAAGCTACGTTGGTAATGATGGACTGTAGTGGAAG TGAAGGTAAAAAGTTGTGTAAAAAGTTGAAGGTGTCTACTGAAAAGCCATACAGACTCAAGCATTATAAAGATGGTGATTATCACAAGGACTATGACCGAGGCATGAGTGTTAGTGCCATGGTTAATTTCCTTAGGGATCCAACAGGAGATTTACCTTGGGAGGAAGATCCAGAGGCAGCAGATATAGTTCATTTAGCTGATGGAGAG GCATTGATCAAATTTTTGAAGAAAGGAATtgcaacatataaaaaatccatGATAATGTTCTACGCACCCTGGTGCGGCTATTGTAAGTCCATGAAACCAGATTATGTAGCTGCTGCAGGTGATTTGAAG GGTGAAGCGTATTTAGCAGCTATTGATGTTTCAAAGCCGGGGAATTCAAAAATTAGACAGCTGTATAACATAACTGGTTTCCCAACTCTTTTGTACTTTGA AAAAGGACAGCTCCGGTTCCCCTACCAAGGGGACAACAAACATCAAGCTATAGTGGACTTCATGAGAGATCCCACAGCACAGCAACAGAAGAAGAAAGAAGTTGCCGATGAAAGCTGGTCAAAGGATACTGATGTGGAACATTTAACTG ctCAAACGTTCGATAGTGTGCTATCTAAAGCCGAGCACGCTTTGGTAGTATTCTACGCTCCATGGTGCGGGCACTGCAAACGAATTAAACCTGAGTTTGAAAATGCTGCAACTAGAATCAAAAATGAGAAT ATAAACGGGCTGCTTGCCGCAGTAGATGCGACGAAACAACCCGAATTAGCTTCCAGATTTGGTGTTAAGGGCTACccaacattgaaatattttaaccgAGGTGAATTCAAATATGATGCTGGTCATGCAAGACAAGAACAACAGATTATTGACTTTATAAAG TCACCGCAAGAGCCACCACCACCGCCACCTCCAGAGACTCCTTGGTCGGAAGAGGAATCTTCCGTTCGTCATCTCGACTCGGCGAGCTTCCGCAACGTTCTTCGGAAGATCAAACATGCCATCGTCATGTTTTATGCGCCTT ggTGCGGTCACTGCAAGAGCACGAAACCGGAGTTCGTTAAAGCTGCGGAAAAGTTCGCAGATGAACTAATTGTGGCGTTCGCTGCTGTTGACTGCACTCAGCATAAGGATATATGCTCCAACTATGACGTCAAAGGATACCCAACTATTAAATACTTTAGCCATTTTGATAAATTGGTCCAGGATTATAGTGGCGGCAGGAAG GAAGCAGATTTCGTATCGTTCATCCACAGCCAAATGGACAAACATCAGACATCGCAGAAAGTAAAGAGTAATCAGGATGCCGGTTTTGGAGTCAACGTGGTCCTGGCTGATGACGGCAATTTCCACGATGTTATATCCTCGTCTAAACCCACCTTCGTCATGTTTTATGCTACAT GGTGTGGACATTGTTCAACGGTGAAACCAGCGTACAGTCGTCTAGCAACGACATTGCAGAAGGAAAATAATCCGGTCAAAGTAATAGCAGTTGATGCAGCGGAAAATCCCAAAGCAGCAGATTTCGCGGGCGTACAAACTTTACCAACGTTCAAAATATACGCATCGGGAAAACACTTAGCCGATTACGAGGGAGATAGGTCTACTGAGGACATGCTTAAATTTTGCAAATCACACGCTAAGGTAAAAGATGAATTGTGA
- the LOC125075898 gene encoding triosephosphate isomerase, which produces MGRKFVVGGNWKMNGDKNQINEIVNNLKKGPLDPNAEVVIGVPAIYLAYVKSIVPNTIGVAAQNCWKAPKGAFTGEISPAMIKDVGADWVILGHSERRTIFGEKDDLVAEKVAHALESGLKVIACIGETLEEREAGKTEEVVFRQTKALLPAIGNNWANVVLAYEPVWAIGTGKTATPQQAQDVHASLRNWLSSNASPDIAETVRIQYGGSVTAANAKELGACPDIDGFLVGGASLKPEFVDIVNATQ; this is translated from the exons ATGGGCCGTAAATTCGTTGTTGGTGGTAACTGGAAGATGAATGgagataaaaatcaaattaacgaAATAGTTAACAATTTGAAGAAAGGTCCTCTTGACCCCAATGCTGAG GTTGTTATTGGTGTGCCTGCAATTTATCTGGCTTATGTTAAAAGCATTGTTCCTAACACTATTGGAGTTGCAGCTCAAAACTGTTGGAAAGCACCCAAAGGTGCTTTCACag gCGAAATCTCTCCAGCTATGATTAAAGATGTTGGTGCTGATTGGGTAATCCTCGGTCACTCAGAAAGGAGAACTATCTTTGGGGAGAAAGATGATTTGGTAGCAGAGAAA gTGGCTCATGCTCTTGAATCAGGATTGAAAGTAATTGCATGCATCGGTGAAACCCTTGAAGAAAGGGAGGCCGGTAAAACTGAAGAAGTAGTTTTCAGACAGACTAAAGCTCTGCTGCCAGCCATTGGTAATAATTGGGCAAATGTTGTTTTGGCTTATGAACCCGTATGGGCTATCGGAACTGGCAAAACTGCTACACCACAACAG gcCCAAGATGTTCATGCGTCTCTTCGTAACTGGCTGTCTTCTAACGCATCTCCTGACATTGCTGAAACTGTTCGCATACAATATGGTGGCTCAGTAACTGCAGCCAATGCTAAAGAGTTAGGCGCTTGCCCAGACATTGATGGCTTCCTTGTTGGCGGAGCCAGTCTTAAACCTGAATTTGTTGATATTGTGAATGCTactcagtaa
- the LOC125076005 gene encoding geminin-like: MSIDDSLLNLNTTEQNKNIDKSAVGNRKKNLTDYFVTRTNDPKKKMVSKLIQVSLGVCMSDDDFSVDLPSEKYWNLVAEKKRIDLKDALDENERLHKIKQSLLEKNLHYKQMLEEANSFIDVFKEVVRDTADDTGIDVADFNESIE; the protein is encoded by the exons ATGTCGATTGATGATTCTCTATTGAACCTCAATACAacagaacaaaacaaaaatatagataaatcaGCCGTCGgaaatcgtaaaaaaaatctcactgACTATTTCGTAACAAG aacTAATGATCCAAAAAAGAAAATGGTTTCCAAGTTAATCCAAGTAAGCTTAGGTGTATGTATGTCAGATGATGATTTCAGTGTGGATTTACCATCAGAAAAGTACTGGAATTTAGTTGCTGAAAAGAAAcg GATAGATTTAAAAGATGCTCTAGATGAAAATGAgagattacataaaattaaacagtcCTTATTGGAAAAAAACCTCCATTACAAACAAATGCTGGAAGAAGCTAACAGTTTTATTGATGTgtttaaa gaaGTTGTGCGGGACACAGCTGATGACACCGGTATAGATGTAGCTGATTTTAATGAATCAATTGAATAA